A genomic region of Pseudomonas sp. RSB 5.4 contains the following coding sequences:
- a CDS encoding ABC transporter substrate-binding protein: MIKRLLLVLASASVLLLNTARAENSPDTDLVLLTENFPPYNMAKDGKNFAKGENINGIAADIVREMFKRAGLTYSLTLRFPWERVYKLALENPGYGAFVMARLPDRENLFKWVGPIGPDDWIMLAKADSKITLDTLNDARKYKIGAYKGDAIAETLAKQGLKPIVVLRDQDNAKKLVNGQIDLWATGDPAGRYLARQDGVTGLKTVLRFNSAELYLALNKDVSDATVARLQAALDQMRKDGVVDEIMGRYL, from the coding sequence ATGATCAAACGCCTGCTTCTTGTTCTCGCCAGTGCCTCTGTGTTGCTGCTCAACACGGCGCGGGCCGAAAACAGTCCCGACACCGATCTGGTGCTCCTCACCGAAAACTTCCCGCCCTACAACATGGCGAAAGACGGCAAGAATTTCGCCAAGGGCGAGAATATCAACGGCATTGCCGCCGACATCGTGCGCGAAATGTTCAAGCGCGCCGGGCTCACCTACAGCCTGACGCTGCGCTTCCCGTGGGAGCGGGTCTACAAACTGGCGCTGGAAAACCCCGGTTATGGCGCCTTCGTGATGGCCCGCCTGCCGGATCGCGAGAACCTGTTCAAATGGGTCGGCCCGATCGGTCCGGACGACTGGATCATGTTGGCCAAGGCCGACAGCAAGATCACTCTCGACACCCTCAACGATGCACGCAAATACAAGATCGGCGCCTACAAAGGCGATGCGATTGCCGAGACGCTGGCCAAGCAGGGCCTGAAGCCGATCGTGGTGCTGCGTGATCAGGACAACGCGAAAAAACTGGTCAATGGCCAGATCGACCTGTGGGCTACGGGGGATCCTGCCGGGCGTTACCTGGCGCGGCAGGATGGGGTCACCGGACTCAAGACCGTGCTGCGCTTCAACAGCGCCGAGTTGTACCTGGCGCTGAACAAGGACGTGTCGGATGCAACGGTCGCCAGGCTGCAGGCGGCGTTGGATCAGATGCGCAAGGACGGGGTCGTCGACGAAATCATGGGGCGCTATCTGTAG
- a CDS encoding Vps62-related protein, with translation MTIHDQTAAPSRQIEPIRHDNLLIHFTTEFHRIWDSTGSRAKPAAFWRPTPAPDVLPGYFPLGDVFVAGHDNINGSTVVAVVCEADARSADPARGPALRRPDDFELIWKDSGSGSKKDGAVWRPIAPQGYVAMGAVCSNDHEKPSLNAVRCVRADLVIASDVGELIWNDRGSGARQSFSAWSVTPTNAPPGEIHFAPGTFVAASSFNRPEGNVGAYSLRMHIAPLILSSPQLPTLSAAQASETKSAATLSQVIKLPWFVVKDDLSPSDQLRTTPFYRLERTDQYYLVGSGHNTGEEARAFKWTAQRLQNPKTLRLFTQLTAISFVSPWATKADATASLPFSARLDSQFTHSETSTSGWQTPFVTHVIAMAGKGKFVAVYQLESFYELRRADGSQAGINLAYTQNDNLSLLQYPPQECTHGATDKSLPKATDSAP, from the coding sequence ATGACCATTCATGACCAGACCGCAGCGCCATCCAGACAAATCGAACCGATCAGACACGACAATCTGCTGATCCATTTCACCACGGAATTTCACCGCATCTGGGACAGCACCGGCTCACGGGCTAAACCCGCGGCCTTCTGGCGCCCGACTCCGGCGCCGGATGTATTGCCGGGCTATTTCCCGCTCGGCGACGTGTTCGTCGCCGGGCACGACAACATTAACGGCAGCACCGTGGTAGCCGTTGTTTGCGAGGCGGATGCACGCAGTGCAGATCCGGCCAGGGGCCCGGCATTAAGGCGCCCGGACGATTTCGAACTGATCTGGAAAGATTCTGGCTCAGGCTCGAAGAAAGACGGCGCCGTATGGCGACCGATCGCCCCGCAAGGTTATGTGGCCATGGGCGCGGTCTGCTCCAATGATCACGAAAAACCCTCACTCAACGCGGTTCGCTGTGTACGCGCCGATCTGGTGATCGCCTCGGACGTTGGCGAACTGATCTGGAATGACAGGGGCAGCGGTGCCAGACAGAGTTTCAGCGCCTGGAGTGTCACGCCGACGAATGCGCCGCCGGGAGAGATTCATTTCGCACCAGGGACCTTTGTTGCGGCAAGCAGTTTCAACCGGCCAGAGGGCAATGTCGGCGCCTATTCACTACGGATGCACATCGCGCCACTGATCCTGTCATCGCCACAGCTGCCGACACTCTCCGCAGCGCAAGCCTCAGAAACCAAAAGCGCGGCTACGCTCTCCCAAGTCATCAAGTTGCCATGGTTCGTGGTCAAGGATGACTTGTCGCCAAGTGATCAGTTACGCACCACGCCGTTTTACCGCCTGGAAAGAACCGACCAGTACTATCTAGTTGGAAGCGGACACAACACGGGCGAGGAGGCACGGGCTTTCAAGTGGACTGCGCAACGGCTGCAGAATCCAAAGACGCTGCGTCTGTTCACCCAACTTACCGCGATCAGTTTTGTGAGCCCGTGGGCAACGAAGGCAGACGCCACTGCGTCACTCCCATTCTCGGCGAGACTGGACAGCCAGTTCACTCACAGCGAGACGTCAACCAGTGGTTGGCAGACTCCATTTGTTACCCATGTGATCGCTATGGCCGGCAAAGGCAAATTCGTCGCGGTTTATCAGCTGGAGAGTTTCTATGAGCTGCGTCGTGCTGACGGCTCGCAAGCGGGGATCAATCTGGCTTATACCCAGAACGATAACCTGAGTCTGCTGCAATATCCGCCGCAAGAATGCACCCACGGCGCAACAGACAAGTCGTTGCCGAAAGCTACAGATAGCGCCCCATGA
- a CDS encoding serine protease — protein sequence MNLKNIHPGFLLLTAFSLPACSSPVDYGKGAENFSPAQHLTNKDGENNHWMGIGEYKSREHGSCTAFLIDTNSSRPSDSAYALTSAHCVGKENGVMRTDDPIEATITFNRFIDTVAASRTVPLKKVAWSSIQGVDLALLELGVSQGELLAQGITPMKLAQQAPAKDSDILIVHKPVGSPLQMSACTHVPSPAIFEKPWVWRHTVSNQCKDVAAGSSGSPVIVRATNEVYGVLGTLAHHLTPLPGYGQMPSGSYGSPTSVFNNCFIDGKLNTDPQVCELFPAASIRLPAQLPTHAKISVNAQGNYVYPEWNFEITASTRFIRTKRTSDPVDCEVPQDYSQPINTGTASTQLNVPMGPETGLNNLCIIATNSADEILPAGTYRNAVTVPTFLIDAGPTPVPSIETSFNKEINRAQIFWPKRRNEGLDGYEVKNGLAEKVSCEDPQGYSRVTSNWLRPQSNFPLKLCVYAVDPNNQRSELKEYILEWEEVKNSAP from the coding sequence ATGAACTTGAAAAATATCCACCCAGGTTTTTTATTACTGACTGCCTTCTCACTTCCTGCTTGTTCCAGCCCCGTCGATTACGGCAAGGGCGCTGAAAACTTCTCACCGGCGCAACACCTGACCAACAAAGATGGCGAGAATAACCACTGGATGGGAATCGGCGAGTACAAAAGCCGCGAGCACGGCTCCTGCACCGCCTTCCTGATTGACACAAACAGCTCTCGCCCCTCCGATTCCGCCTATGCACTGACCAGTGCCCACTGCGTGGGCAAGGAAAACGGGGTCATGCGAACAGATGACCCTATCGAGGCTACCATTACCTTCAACCGCTTCATTGATACAGTTGCTGCCTCCAGGACTGTTCCTCTGAAGAAAGTTGCCTGGAGCAGTATTCAGGGGGTCGACCTGGCTCTGTTGGAGCTTGGAGTGTCACAGGGCGAACTTCTGGCACAGGGCATCACGCCCATGAAACTGGCCCAGCAGGCACCGGCAAAAGATAGCGACATTCTGATAGTGCACAAACCCGTTGGTTCTCCTTTACAAATGTCAGCCTGCACCCACGTGCCATCCCCGGCGATTTTCGAGAAGCCCTGGGTTTGGCGACATACGGTCAGCAACCAGTGCAAAGATGTTGCTGCCGGCAGCTCGGGAAGTCCGGTCATCGTCCGAGCGACCAACGAGGTCTATGGCGTCCTTGGGACCTTGGCTCACCATCTGACGCCACTGCCCGGATATGGCCAGATGCCGAGCGGCAGTTACGGTAGCCCGACCTCGGTTTTCAACAACTGCTTTATCGATGGCAAACTCAATACGGATCCGCAGGTGTGCGAGTTATTTCCGGCAGCCTCTATCAGACTGCCTGCCCAGCTGCCAACGCATGCAAAGATCAGCGTAAATGCTCAGGGCAACTACGTTTATCCAGAGTGGAACTTTGAAATAACCGCCAGCACCCGATTTATCCGGACCAAACGTACATCGGACCCGGTAGACTGCGAAGTTCCGCAAGACTACAGCCAGCCAATAAACACTGGCACTGCGTCCACTCAGTTAAATGTTCCCATGGGACCTGAAACCGGACTTAACAACCTTTGCATCATCGCCACAAATAGCGCCGATGAAATATTACCGGCAGGCACTTATCGAAATGCCGTCACTGTTCCCACTTTTCTGATTGATGCGGGCCCGACGCCTGTTCCGAGCATAGAGACTTCGTTTAACAAAGAAATAAACAGAGCGCAGATTTTCTGGCCGAAACGCAGGAACGAGGGCCTGGATGGATACGAAGTAAAGAACGGCCTTGCTGAAAAAGTCAGCTGCGAAGACCCGCAGGGTTATAGCCGTGTGACCTCCAATTGGCTACGCCCGCAAAGCAACTTCCCCCTCAAGCTCTGCGTTTACGCTGTCGACCCCAATAATCAGCGCTCAGAGTTGAAGGAATACATCCTGGAATGGGAGGAGGTCAAAAACAGCGCCCCCTGA
- a CDS encoding divergent polysaccharide deacetylase family protein, with translation MSLRFLFVLLCCLAGAAHAEPASTTPPKAYLTLIIDDLGQNLPRDRRVLALPGPVTTAIMPDTPHATEFAREAHRAGKIVILHMPMDPATGPYAWHPELPLEELQKRLDAAFKMVPYTAGINNHMGSRMTAQPVAMAWLMGELQRRHKFFVDSRTSAQTVAAQQAQKIDLASVSRDVFLDDERTEAAIFAQLQTAISLARKQGSAVMIGHPYPQTLAVLERELPKLKAQGIEWIDIKQMISVRSNKATTAHGKNGIYR, from the coding sequence ATGTCTTTGCGTTTCCTCTTCGTCCTGTTGTGCTGTCTGGCGGGTGCTGCGCACGCAGAACCCGCCAGCACTACCCCGCCAAAAGCCTACCTGACGCTGATCATCGACGACCTGGGACAGAACCTGCCCCGGGATCGCCGCGTGCTGGCCCTGCCCGGCCCGGTGACCACGGCGATCATGCCCGACACGCCGCACGCCACCGAATTTGCCCGCGAAGCCCATCGCGCCGGCAAGATCGTGATCCTGCACATGCCGATGGATCCGGCCACCGGCCCGTACGCCTGGCACCCCGAACTGCCGCTCGAAGAGCTGCAAAAGCGCCTCGACGCCGCGTTCAAAATGGTCCCTTACACCGCGGGCATCAACAACCACATGGGCAGTCGCATGACCGCGCAGCCGGTGGCGATGGCGTGGCTGATGGGCGAGTTGCAGCGTCGGCACAAGTTCTTCGTCGACAGCCGCACCAGCGCCCAGACCGTGGCGGCGCAGCAGGCCCAGAAGATCGACTTGGCGAGTGTTTCGCGGGATGTGTTTCTCGATGACGAGCGCACCGAAGCCGCCATCTTCGCCCAATTGCAGACGGCGATCAGCCTGGCGCGCAAGCAGGGCTCGGCGGTGATGATCGGCCACCCTTACCCGCAGACACTGGCGGTGCTGGAACGTGAATTGCCGAAGCTCAAGGCGCAAGGCATCGAGTGGATCGATATCAAGCAGATGATCAGCGTGCGGAGTAACAAGGCGACAACTGCACACGGGAAAAATGGAATATATCGTTAA
- a CDS encoding S41 family peptidase: protein MLHLSRLTSLALTIAVVIGAPLAFAAQPAPAVAPAGTAATAKAPLPLEELRTFAEVMDRIKAAYVEPVDDKTLLENAIKGMLSNLDPHSAYLGPEDFTELQESTSGEFGGLGIEVGSEDGFIKVVSPIDDTPASKAGIQAGDFIVKINGQPTRGQTMTEAVDKMRGKIGQKITLTLVRDGGTPFDVTLARAVIQVKSVKAQLLDSGYGYIRITQFQVKTGEEVSKALAKLRKDNGKKLNGIILDLRNNPGGVLQAAVEVVDHFIKKGLIVYTKGRIANSELRFSATGKDESEAVPMVVLINGGSASASEIVAGALQDQKRAVVMGTTSFGKGSVQTVLPLNNDRALKITTALYFTPNGRSIQAQGIVPDIEVRKAKITNEADGDYFKEADLQGHLGNGNGGADKPTGSGAKAKAMPQDDDYQLAQALSLLKGLSITSGR from the coding sequence ATGCTGCATTTGTCCCGCCTTACCTCGCTGGCCCTGACGATCGCTGTGGTGATCGGCGCGCCTCTGGCGTTCGCTGCTCAACCGGCCCCGGCCGTCGCTCCGGCAGGTACTGCCGCGACCGCCAAGGCACCGCTGCCGCTGGAAGAGTTGCGTACCTTTGCCGAGGTCATGGATCGAATCAAAGCCGCCTATGTCGAGCCGGTGGACGACAAGACCCTGCTGGAAAACGCGATCAAGGGCATGCTCAGCAACCTCGATCCGCACTCCGCCTATCTGGGCCCTGAAGACTTCACCGAGCTGCAGGAAAGCACCAGCGGCGAATTCGGCGGCCTCGGTATCGAAGTCGGCTCGGAAGACGGCTTCATAAAAGTCGTGTCGCCAATCGACGACACGCCTGCGTCCAAGGCTGGCATTCAGGCTGGCGACTTCATCGTCAAGATCAACGGCCAGCCAACTCGCGGCCAGACCATGACCGAAGCCGTGGACAAGATGCGCGGCAAGATCGGCCAGAAGATCACCCTGACCCTGGTCCGCGACGGCGGCACGCCGTTCGACGTGACCCTGGCGCGCGCGGTGATTCAAGTGAAGAGCGTCAAGGCGCAGCTGCTGGATTCGGGTTACGGCTACATCCGCATCACCCAGTTCCAGGTCAAGACCGGCGAAGAGGTCTCCAAGGCCCTGGCCAAGCTGCGCAAAGACAACGGCAAAAAGCTCAACGGCATCATCCTCGACCTGCGCAACAACCCGGGCGGTGTGTTGCAGGCGGCAGTGGAAGTGGTCGACCACTTCATCAAGAAAGGTCTGATCGTCTACACCAAAGGCCGAATCGCCAACTCCGAACTGCGCTTCTCCGCCACCGGCAAGGACGAAAGCGAAGCGGTGCCGATGGTGGTGCTGATCAACGGTGGCAGCGCCTCGGCGTCGGAAATCGTTGCCGGTGCCCTGCAGGACCAGAAACGCGCGGTGGTCATGGGCACCACCAGTTTCGGCAAAGGCTCGGTGCAAACCGTGCTGCCGCTGAACAACGACCGCGCGCTGAAGATCACCACGGCGCTGTACTTCACGCCGAACGGCCGCTCGATCCAGGCCCAGGGCATTGTCCCGGACATCGAAGTGCGCAAGGCCAAGATCACCAACGAAGCGGACGGCGACTACTTCAAGGAAGCCGACCTGCAAGGCCACCTGGGCAACGGCAACGGCGGCGCGGACAAGCCGACCGGTTCCGGCGCGAAGGCCAAGGCCATGCCGCAGGATGACGATTACCAACTGGCCCAGGCCCTGAGCCTGCTCAAAGGGCTGAGCATCACGTCCGGCCGTTGA
- a CDS encoding murein hydrolase activator EnvC produces the protein MLRVLIALALTCLLQPAFADERAQTQQQLDATRQDIAELKKLLGKLQEEKSGVQKELKGTETEMGKLEKQVDALQKELKKSESELQRLDAEKKKLQSARTEQQRLIAIQARAAYQNGRQEYLKLLLNQQNPEKFARTLTYYDYLSQARLEQLKNFNETLRQLANVEKDIATQQAQLLVQKSSLDTQRDELEKVRKERQQVLAKLNDDVKARDQKLAAREQDQADLSKVLKTIEETLARQAREAEEARQKALIAQQEAEKKRLREAQAENSDAPRKPARSTPGALVSSSGETFGGPFAATRGKLPWPVDGRLLARFGESRGDDARTKWDGVMISAAAGSQVHAVHGGRVVFADWLRGAGLLVILDHGNGYLSLYGHNQTLLKSAGDVVKAGESISTVGNSGGQDTPALYFAIRQQGHPSDPAQWCHAQG, from the coding sequence ATGCTCCGCGTCCTGATCGCCCTCGCTCTGACATGCCTGCTCCAACCGGCCTTCGCTGACGAGCGCGCGCAAACCCAACAGCAGCTGGATGCCACGCGTCAGGACATTGCCGAGCTGAAAAAGCTGCTGGGCAAGCTGCAGGAAGAAAAATCCGGCGTGCAGAAAGAGCTCAAGGGCACTGAAACCGAGATGGGCAAGCTCGAGAAGCAGGTCGATGCCCTGCAGAAAGAGCTGAAGAAAAGCGAATCCGAGCTGCAGCGGCTCGATGCGGAGAAAAAAAAACTCCAGAGCGCGCGCACTGAACAGCAGCGACTGATCGCCATCCAGGCCCGCGCGGCCTACCAGAACGGCCGTCAGGAATACCTCAAGCTGCTGCTCAACCAGCAGAATCCCGAGAAATTCGCCCGCACCCTCACCTATTACGATTACCTGAGCCAGGCCCGCCTGGAGCAGTTGAAGAACTTCAACGAAACCCTGCGCCAACTGGCCAATGTCGAAAAAGACATCGCCACGCAACAGGCGCAATTGCTGGTACAGAAAAGCAGCCTCGACACCCAGCGCGACGAGCTGGAAAAGGTCCGCAAGGAACGCCAGCAAGTCCTCGCCAAGCTCAACGATGACGTGAAGGCCCGCGACCAGAAACTCGCCGCCCGCGAGCAGGATCAGGCAGACCTGTCTAAAGTCCTTAAAACCATTGAAGAAACCCTGGCCCGCCAGGCTCGTGAGGCAGAAGAAGCGCGGCAGAAAGCGCTGATCGCCCAGCAGGAAGCGGAAAAAAAGCGTTTGCGTGAGGCGCAGGCTGAAAACAGCGACGCCCCACGAAAACCCGCCAGATCAACCCCCGGCGCACTGGTGTCCAGCAGCGGCGAGACCTTTGGCGGCCCTTTTGCCGCAACCCGGGGAAAACTTCCATGGCCGGTTGATGGTCGATTGCTGGCACGCTTCGGCGAAAGCCGTGGCGACGATGCCCGGACCAAGTGGGATGGCGTGATGATCAGCGCCGCTGCCGGCAGCCAGGTGCATGCCGTGCACGGCGGGCGCGTGGTGTTCGCCGACTGGTTGCGTGGCGCCGGGCTGCTGGTGATCCTTGATCACGGCAATGGTTATCTGAGCCTTTACGGTCACAACCAGACACTGCTCAAGTCGGCCGGTGACGTAGTAAAAGCCGGTGAGTCGATTTCCACTGTCGGTAACAGTGGCGGTCAGGACACACCAGCGCTGTATTTCGCAATTCGTCAGCAGGGTCACCCGAGTGATCCGGCGCAATGGTGTCACGCGCAAGGATAA
- the gpmI gene encoding 2,3-bisphosphoglycerate-independent phosphoglycerate mutase produces MTTTPKPLVLMILDGFGHSDSHESNAVYAAKKPVLDRLWATVPNGLISGSGMDVGLPDGQMGNSEVGHMNLGAGRVVYQDFTRVTKAIRDGEFFENPTICAAVDKAVAAGKAVHFMGLLSDGGVHSHQDHLVAMAELAFKRGAEKIYLHAFLDGRDTPPKSATSSIELLDATFQALGKGRIASIVGRYFAMDRDNRWDRVSQAYNLIVDGNAEFNAATAQEGLEAAYARGESDEFVKATTIGEPVKVEDGDAVVFMNFRADRARELTRVFVEDDFKEFERARQPKLAGFVMLTQYAASIPAPSAFAAGSLENVLGDYLAKNGKTQLRIAETEKYAHVTFFFSGGREEPFPGEERILIPSPKVATYDLQPEMSAPEVTDRIVDAIEHQRYDVIVVNYANGDMVGHSGVFDAAVKAVECLDTCVGRIVEALEKVGGEALITADHGNVEKMADEETHQAHTAHTTEPVPFIYVGKRDLKVRAGGVLADVAPTMLMLLGLEKPAEMTGTSILV; encoded by the coding sequence ATGACTACCACGCCTAAACCTTTGGTCCTGATGATTCTCGACGGCTTCGGTCACAGTGACAGCCACGAATCCAATGCCGTTTATGCGGCGAAGAAGCCTGTGCTCGATCGCCTCTGGGCCACGGTGCCGAACGGCCTGATCTCCGGCAGCGGCATGGACGTCGGCCTGCCGGACGGCCAGATGGGCAACTCCGAAGTCGGTCACATGAATCTCGGCGCCGGGCGCGTGGTGTATCAGGACTTCACTCGCGTGACCAAAGCGATCCGCGACGGCGAGTTCTTCGAGAACCCGACCATCTGCGCCGCTGTGGATAAAGCCGTGGCCGCCGGCAAAGCCGTGCATTTCATGGGCCTGCTGTCCGATGGCGGCGTGCACAGCCATCAGGATCACCTGGTCGCGATGGCCGAGCTGGCCTTCAAGCGCGGCGCCGAAAAAATCTACCTGCACGCCTTCCTCGATGGTCGCGACACGCCGCCGAAAAGCGCCACGTCGTCGATCGAACTGCTCGACGCGACCTTCCAGGCGCTTGGCAAGGGCCGTATCGCCAGCATCGTCGGTCGCTACTTCGCGATGGACCGTGACAACCGCTGGGACCGCGTGTCCCAGGCCTACAACCTGATCGTCGACGGCAACGCCGAGTTCAACGCCGCCACGGCCCAGGAAGGCCTCGAAGCCGCCTACGCCCGTGGCGAGAGCGACGAATTCGTCAAAGCCACCACCATCGGTGAGCCGGTCAAGGTCGAAGACGGCGACGCCGTGGTGTTCATGAACTTCCGCGCCGACCGCGCCCGCGAGCTGACCCGCGTATTCGTCGAGGACGATTTCAAGGAGTTCGAGCGCGCGCGCCAGCCGAAACTGGCCGGTTTCGTCATGCTGACCCAGTACGCCGCCAGCATCCCTGCGCCATCGGCCTTCGCCGCCGGCAGCCTGGAAAACGTGCTTGGCGACTATCTGGCGAAGAACGGCAAGACCCAGCTGCGCATCGCCGAAACCGAAAAATATGCACACGTGACCTTCTTCTTCTCCGGTGGCCGTGAAGAGCCGTTCCCGGGTGAAGAGCGCATCCTGATCCCGTCGCCGAAAGTCGCCACCTACGACCTGCAGCCGGAAATGAGCGCGCCGGAAGTCACCGACCGCATCGTCGATGCCATCGAGCATCAGCGTTACGACGTGATTGTGGTCAACTACGCCAACGGCGACATGGTCGGCCACAGCGGCGTGTTCGATGCCGCGGTGAAAGCCGTGGAATGCCTCGACACTTGCGTCGGGCGCATCGTCGAGGCGCTGGAAAAGGTTGGCGGCGAAGCGCTGATCACCGCCGACCACGGCAACGTCGAAAAAATGGCCGATGAAGAAACCCACCAGGCTCACACCGCGCACACCACCGAGCCAGTGCCGTTCATTTATGTCGGCAAGCGTGACCTCAAGGTCCGTGCAGGTGGCGTACTGGCGGACGTGGCGCCGACCATGCTGATGCTGCTGGGTCTGGAAAAACCGGCGGAAATGACTGGCACGTCGATTCTGGTGTAA
- a CDS encoding rhodanese-like domain-containing protein, which produces MVAHLIEFATNHYILVGIFVVLLALLLAHTMQGGGKSLSTGELTALVNKDAGVVVDIRPAKDYAAGHIVGAINIPQDKLAARIGELEKHKAKTIILVDALGQTAGTHARELMKSGFTAAKLSGGISSWKGDNLPLVK; this is translated from the coding sequence ATGGTTGCTCACCTGATTGAATTTGCCACTAACCACTACATTCTTGTCGGTATCTTCGTCGTATTGCTGGCTTTGCTGCTGGCGCACACGATGCAGGGCGGCGGTAAAAGCCTGAGCACCGGCGAACTGACCGCACTGGTCAACAAGGACGCAGGCGTGGTGGTGGACATCCGTCCGGCGAAAGATTACGCCGCCGGCCATATCGTTGGCGCGATCAACATTCCTCAAGACAAACTGGCTGCGCGCATCGGCGAGCTGGAAAAGCACAAGGCCAAGACCATCATTCTGGTCGACGCTCTGGGCCAGACCGCTGGCACCCACGCTCGCGAGCTGATGAAATCCGGCTTCACCGCCGCCAAGCTGTCCGGCGGGATCTCCAGCTGGAAAGGCGACAACCTGCCGCTGGTGAAGTGA
- the grxC gene encoding glutaredoxin 3, with amino-acid sequence MSEVIVYSSDYCPYCMRAKQLLANKGVAFEEIKVDGKPQIRAAMSQKAGRTSVPQIWIGEKHIGGCDDLYALERAGKLDALLKA; translated from the coding sequence ATGAGCGAAGTCATCGTCTACTCCAGCGATTACTGCCCTTACTGCATGCGAGCCAAGCAATTGCTCGCGAACAAAGGTGTGGCCTTCGAAGAGATCAAGGTCGATGGCAAGCCGCAGATTCGTGCTGCCATGAGCCAGAAGGCCGGACGCACGTCCGTGCCGCAGATCTGGATCGGCGAAAAGCACATCGGCGGTTGTGATGATTTGTATGCCCTGGAGCGCGCCGGCAAGCTCGACGCGCTGCTCAAGGCCTGA